TTGTATTCCTGATACTATATTGGATTTTTGGTTACGTGCTCAACTACTTTTAAATTTGAGCGGTTGCTGCCAACTTTATTTTCCATTTTCGAGCAGTTTTTATGGTACTAGTATATTGGTGATTTGAAGAACGTTTTAGAAAAGACTTTCCAGATTGCACGTTATCAGGATATTGATGACCAGTATTTTACTATCAATGTTGGGCATACCACAAGCTGAATAATAGAAGAAGGGTCTAAACTTATACAAAATAACTTAAGCCCTTATGCTACTGATAATTTTTAGGGTAGCAGTTACTTTTCTTTTAAGCTCCTTAAAGTCTTCATTGGCTAGAATTTCTTTACTTATGAGTTTGGAACCTATGCCAACACAGGTAACCCCAGCACCAAACCAAGCTTTTAGGTTTTCCTCATCCGTACTTACACCTCCCGTAGGCATGACGCTTGTCCAAGGTTGCGGACCTTTAATGCCTTTTACAAAACCAGGGCCATAGATAGCTCCGGGAAAGAGTTTTACAATTTCGCAACCTAGTTCCTCGGCCCGGTTTATTTCGGTCAGGGAACCACAGCCTGGGGACCATAGGACCTTCCTACGGTTACATACGATTGCGATGTCTTCCCTTAGGGACGGCGTTACGATAAAGTTGGCCCCCATCTGCATAAAGAGCGATGCGGCCGCCGCATCGGTTATCGAGCCAACTCCCATAACCATTCCCGGAAGTTTTTCAATAGCGTACTTATTCAGTTCGGAAAAAACCTCAAAGGCAAAGTCACCTCTTGCGGTAAATTCCATAAGTCGTGCGCCACCATCATAACAGGCTTTCAAAACTTTTTTCCCCAATGCGATGTCTGGGTGATAAAATAAAGGAACCATACCCGATTCCTTCATTATGGTTGCTACTTCTATTCTCGAATATTGAGCCATATTTATCTTGCTACTCTACCGGAGGCATCCCCTCCTTTTAGTTTATTTACTTCTTCGACGGTTACCAAATTGGCATCACCTTTAATCG
This genomic window from Maribacter sp. MJ134 contains:
- a CDS encoding bifunctional 4-hydroxy-2-oxoglutarate aldolase/2-dehydro-3-deoxy-phosphogluconate aldolase — encoded protein: MAQYSRIEVATIMKESGMVPLFYHPDIALGKKVLKACYDGGARLMEFTARGDFAFEVFSELNKYAIEKLPGMVMGVGSITDAAAASLFMQMGANFIVTPSLREDIAIVCNRRKVLWSPGCGSLTEINRAEELGCEIVKLFPGAIYGPGFVKGIKGPQPWTSVMPTGGVSTDEENLKAWFGAGVTCVGIGSKLISKEILANEDFKELKRKVTATLKIISSIRA